CATGATCTCGTCGCCCCATCCCTCGGGGCCCGGCTGAAGAAGCTGGAAAAGGTCCGTCATCACCCCCCGTCCAAACGCCTGGTCCCCAGGACGAACAAGCCCCGGCGACGCTGGGCGCCGCCGGGGGCGGACTGGTTGTCAGGCGATCATCATGGCCCTAGTAGATCGAGAACGGGAAATACTTCTCGTTGATCTTCTCGTAGGTGCCGTCGGCGATGATCGCGGCCAGGGCCTCGTTCATCATCTTCTTGAGGTCCTGGTCCTCCTTGCGCAGCGCGATGCCGGCGCCGTCGCCGAAGTACCTCGGATCGGTCTCGGGCTCACCGACGAATTCGCAGCACTTGCCTTCCTCGGTGTTCTCCAGCCACTCGTACAGGACCACAGAGTCGGCCAGCACCGCGTCGAGGCGGCCGTTGGCGAGGTCCATGTTGGCCTCGTCCTGGGTGCCGTAGAGCTTCAGATCCGAGTCCGGACGCTCGCCCTCGAGGAAGTTGGCGTGGATGGTGGCGGACTGGGCGCCAAGGGCCTTGCCCTTCAGGGCCTCGGCCGAGGTGTCGGTGACCGCCGACTCCTTGCGGGCGATAAAGCGGGCCGGGGTGTTGTAGTACTTGTCGGTGAACTCGACCTGCTTCTTGCGCTCCTCGGTGATCGACATCGAGGCGACGATGGCGTCGTACTTGTTGGCGAGCAGGGCGGGAATGATGCCGTCCCAGTCCTGTGCGACGAATTCGCACTTCACCGCCATCTTGTCGCAGAGCGCCTGGGCGATCTCGATGTCGAAGCCCTGAAGCTGGTTGTTCGTGTCGTAGAAGTTGAACGGAGGATAGGCGCCCTCGGTGCCGATACGGACCGTGCTCCAATCCTTCGCTGCCGCTCCGCCGGCAAAGACAAGTGCCGTGGCTGCAACGGCCAGACGCAGGAATTGACGCATAGTGTTCCCCTGTTGGTTGTTGGTGCGTTTCCAGTATGTCCATCCGCCCGGTCGGGCGGTTACTGTCATCTTCCCACTATTCTTCCCGCCCGCGCAACAGGCTTGGGTCCGACAGGGCCTGTCCGTCTAAACCCTTCGATGGAACATCGAAAGTAACGGTTCAACACGGCGTCGCCGCCGTGCTAATGTCGCTTCGCACCTGCAAAAAATGCGGATTCTTGGGGATTCCGGAATGGATTTTCGCCGTCGACAGCTCTTGAAGGCCGGTTTCGCCGCGGGCGCGGCCTTGGCCGGCTCCGCGCTCGGAGCCGGCAGGAGCGAGGCCGCCCAGCCGAAGGCGGCCCGGCAGGTGCCCGGAATCTACCGCATCGCCGTTGGCGATATCATCGTCACCGCGATCCTGGACGGCTATGTGAACCTGGGGACGAACATGTTCCCCGACGCCACGCCCGACGAGGTGGAGCGGCTGCAGCGCGCGAGTTTCGCGCCGACCGGCGACACCGTGCGCGCCTCGGTCAACTGCTTCGTGGTCAATACCGGCGACAAGCTGGCGATCATCGATGCCGGCGGCCGCGATTTCCTTGGCCCGACCATGGGCGACATGCCGCGCGGACTGGCCGCCGCCGGCATCGATCCCGCCAATGTCGACGTGGTGATCGCCACGCACATGCATCCCGACCATATCGGCGGGATCGCCACGAAAAACGGGGCGGCGGCGTTCGCCAACGCGCAGCTCGTCGTCTGCGGCGACGACTGGGATTTCTGGATGAGCCCGGACAATCTCAACAACGCCGCCGAGGTGGCGAAGCCGTTCTTCCACGCCGCGCAGGCGGCCGCCACGCCCTATGCCAAGACCGTTCGCAAGATCGGCCCGGACGAGGAAGTGATCCCCGGCATCCGCTCGGTGCCGCTGCCCGGACACACGCCGGGCCACACCGGCTACATGGTGTCGTCGGGCAACGATACGCTGTTCGTCTGGGGCGACATCGTCCATTCGCCGATGCTGCAGTTCCCGCATCCCAACTGGTCGATCGCGCTGGATACCTCGCCGCAGAAGGCGATCATGACCCGGCGCAAGGCGTTCGACATGGCGGTGACCGACCGGTTGCTGGTCGCCGGCATGCATCTGCCCTATCCGGGCATCGGCCACGTGGTGCGCAGCAACGGGTTCCGTTTCGTTCCCGCCGACTGGGTCTACACGCTCCAGGCGCCCTGAGCCGGGTTCCTCTGAAGACTTATCTTTCGCGGCCGTTTGCAGCGGCTCCGGAGGCAGCGTCTCCGGGTCGCGGGCGGCCGTCCGGCGTTCACGCCGGCGTTTCTCGCCGGTGGCCGTGGTCCTGACCCCGCCCATCCTGTCCCGCTTGTCCTATCAATCGACGATCCGGCATTTTTCCGGAGCCTTACACGAGGTTTCGGTGGGTTTCCGAATTTTGCGATGTAATCGGGATATAATATTGATAAATGCGAATACAGCAGTATTATATCCGGCATGGATGAGATCGACCGCAAGATTGCCGACATACTCCAGACGGACGGGCGGGCCGCCAGCGTCGACATCGCGTCGGCGGTCGGCGTGTCCACGTCGACGGCCAACGAGCGCGTGCGCCGCCTCGTGGCGAACGGCACGATCACCGAGTGGCGCGGGGTTCTGGACCCCGAGAAAGTGGGCGCCGCGCTGTGCGTGTTCGTGTTCCTCGACCTGGCCTATGACGGCGAGGCCGAGGCCTGCCGCGCGCTCATGGCGTTTCCCGAGGTGCAGGAGCTGCACCACATCAGCGGCCAGCACTCGTACCTGATGAAGGTGCGCGTTGCCGACACGAACGCGCTTCAGCGGTTCCTGCAAAGCAGCGTGAAGCCGCTGCCCGCCGTCCAGAGGACGGAGACCCTCGTGTCCCTGGACGCGCTCAAGGAAACGACCGTGGTGAAGATCTCACCGGACGCACGCGAAAGCTGATCCCATGGAAATCCTGCTCAAGGGCATCGGCGTCGGCTTCGCCGTGGCGGCGCCGGTCGGTCCGATCGGACTGCTTTGCATCCGGCGCACGCTGACGGACGGCCGGGCGGCCGGTCTGGCGTCCGGCCTTGGCGCGGCGACCGCGGATGCCGTCTACGGGCTTCTGGTGGCGGCCGGGTTCGCGGCGACCGGCGTGCTGCTGAGCTACGCGACCCCGCTGCAACTCGGCGGTGGCCTGCTGATCGCCCTGCTCGGGGCGATGTCGATCCGAGGGTTCCTGAACGGCCCGGCGGAGGACAGCGCGCGGGAGATTGCCTCGCGCGCGTCCGTGATCCCCGCCTACAGCACCACGTTCGCGCTGACGCTTTCCAACCCGATGACCATTCTGGCCTTTGTCGGGCTGATCGCCGGCCTCGGCGCCTCGGCGGCGGACTCACCCTCGGCACCCTACTGGCTGGTGGCGGGCGTGTTCATCGGGTCGGCGCTGTGGTGGCTGTTTCTCGTCCACCTGGCGCTGGCCGCCAGGACGCGGATCACCCCGCGCGTCACGCGCTGGTTCGATCTGG
This is a stretch of genomic DNA from Microbaculum marinisediminis. It encodes these proteins:
- a CDS encoding Lrp/AsnC family transcriptional regulator; this translates as MDEIDRKIADILQTDGRAASVDIASAVGVSTSTANERVRRLVANGTITEWRGVLDPEKVGAALCVFVFLDLAYDGEAEACRALMAFPEVQELHHISGQHSYLMKVRVADTNALQRFLQSSVKPLPAVQRTETLVSLDALKETTVVKISPDARES
- a CDS encoding LysE family translocator, translated to MEILLKGIGVGFAVAAPVGPIGLLCIRRTLTDGRAAGLASGLGAATADAVYGLLVAAGFAATGVLLSYATPLQLGGGLLIALLGAMSIRGFLNGPAEDSAREIASRASVIPAYSTTFALTLSNPMTILAFVGLIAGLGASAADSPSAPYWLVAGVFIGSALWWLFLVHLALAARTRITPRVTRWFDLVSGLVLVVWGLWIARGAL
- a CDS encoding MBL fold metallo-hydrolase produces the protein MDFRRRQLLKAGFAAGAALAGSALGAGRSEAAQPKAARQVPGIYRIAVGDIIVTAILDGYVNLGTNMFPDATPDEVERLQRASFAPTGDTVRASVNCFVVNTGDKLAIIDAGGRDFLGPTMGDMPRGLAAAGIDPANVDVVIATHMHPDHIGGIATKNGAAAFANAQLVVCGDDWDFWMSPDNLNNAAEVAKPFFHAAQAAATPYAKTVRKIGPDEEVIPGIRSVPLPGHTPGHTGYMVSSGNDTLFVWGDIVHSPMLQFPHPNWSIALDTSPQKAIMTRRKAFDMAVTDRLLVAGMHLPYPGIGHVVRSNGFRFVPADWVYTLQAP
- a CDS encoding ABC transporter substrate-binding protein, which codes for MRQFLRLAVAATALVFAGGAAAKDWSTVRIGTEGAYPPFNFYDTNNQLQGFDIEIAQALCDKMAVKCEFVAQDWDGIIPALLANKYDAIVASMSITEERKKQVEFTDKYYNTPARFIARKESAVTDTSAEALKGKALGAQSATIHANFLEGERPDSDLKLYGTQDEANMDLANGRLDAVLADSVVLYEWLENTEEGKCCEFVGEPETDPRYFGDGAGIALRKEDQDLKKMMNEALAAIIADGTYEKINEKYFPFSIY